From Priestia aryabhattai, one genomic window encodes:
- the recA gene encoding recombinase RecA encodes MNDRQAALDMALKQIEKQFGKGSIMKLGEQTEKRISTIPSGSLALDVALGVGGYPRGRVVEVYGPESSGKTTVALHAIAEVQQQGGQAAFIDAEHALDPVYAQKLGVNIDELLLSQPDTGEQALEIAEALVRSGAVDIIVVDSVAALVPKAEIEGEMGDSHVGLQARLMSQALRKLSGAINKSKTIAIFINQIREKVGVMFGNPETTPGGRALKFYSSVRLEVRRAEQLKQGNDIVGNKTRIKVVKNKVAPPFRAAEVDIMYGEGISKEGEILDIASELDIVQKSGSWYSYNDERLGQGRENAKQFLKENTDIRQEIAGQVREHHGLDQDGEAAPEDDDQGDLNI; translated from the coding sequence GTGAACGATCGTCAAGCAGCCCTTGATATGGCTTTAAAACAAATTGAGAAGCAATTTGGTAAAGGTTCAATTATGAAATTAGGTGAACAAACGGAAAAAAGAATTTCTACAATTCCAAGTGGTTCATTAGCATTAGATGTAGCTTTAGGTGTAGGTGGATATCCACGTGGACGTGTAGTGGAAGTATACGGTCCAGAAAGCTCAGGTAAAACAACAGTTGCTCTTCATGCGATTGCAGAAGTCCAACAGCAGGGCGGACAGGCTGCATTTATCGATGCGGAGCACGCGTTAGATCCTGTATATGCTCAAAAATTAGGTGTTAATATTGACGAGCTATTATTATCTCAGCCTGATACAGGAGAACAAGCTTTAGAAATTGCTGAAGCCTTAGTTCGAAGCGGCGCAGTAGATATTATTGTTGTTGACTCAGTAGCAGCATTAGTGCCAAAAGCGGAAATTGAAGGAGAAATGGGAGACTCTCACGTGGGTCTACAAGCTCGTTTAATGTCTCAAGCATTGCGTAAACTATCTGGAGCTATCAACAAGTCTAAAACAATCGCTATCTTTATTAACCAAATTCGTGAAAAAGTCGGCGTTATGTTTGGTAACCCTGAAACAACTCCAGGTGGACGTGCGCTTAAATTCTATTCTTCAGTGCGTCTAGAAGTGCGTCGTGCAGAGCAGTTAAAGCAAGGAAACGATATTGTAGGTAACAAAACAAGAATTAAAGTTGTGAAAAACAAAGTAGCTCCGCCTTTCCGTGCTGCTGAAGTAGATATTATGTACGGAGAAGGTATTTCAAAAGAGGGTGAAATTTTGGATATCGCTTCTGAACTAGATATTGTTCAAAAAAGTGGATCTTGGTATTCATATAATGACGAGCGTCTAGGTCAAGGCCGTGAAAATGCAAAACAATTCTTAAAAGAAAATACTGATATTCGTCAGGAAATTGCAGGACAAGTGCGTGAACATCATGGTTTAGACCAAGATGGAGAGGCAGCTCCTGAGGATGACGATCAAGGCGATTTAAATATTTAA
- a CDS encoding competence/damage-inducible protein A, which yields MMNAEIIGVGSELLLGQIANTNAQYLSKKLAELGINVYYHTVVGDNAQRLKEVIATAQTRADLIIFTGGLGPTKDDLTKETIASVLGVELTINAEALESIEAYFKQSNRIMTPNNKKQAIVLEGSAVLPNDYGMAPGMGLTVEGKHYMLFPGPPKELYPMYESYGQEFLAQKLELKESIESRVLRFFGIGESQLETEIEDLLDAQTNPTIAPLAGDGEVTLRLTAKHADAAEAQRMLDEVEKTISERVGEYLYGYGTTSLHNELVKELTAQGLTIASAESLTGGLFSERLTTVSGAGEAVKGSMVAYHYEIKQNILGVSEQTLNQHGAVSEQCAAEMAQRIQQLYKTDIGIGFTGVAGPSKQEGHPVGTVHIGVAYKDQTPQVYSLQLSGSRQGIRSRTVNYGCHYVLKTIKK from the coding sequence ATGATGAACGCTGAAATTATTGGAGTCGGCTCTGAGCTGCTGCTTGGACAAATTGCCAATACAAACGCTCAGTATTTATCGAAAAAATTAGCCGAACTTGGAATTAATGTTTACTATCATACGGTAGTAGGAGATAATGCACAGCGCTTGAAAGAAGTGATTGCTACCGCTCAAACGCGTGCAGATTTAATTATTTTCACAGGCGGGCTTGGTCCTACAAAAGATGATTTAACAAAAGAAACAATTGCGAGTGTGCTAGGAGTAGAGCTGACAATAAATGCGGAAGCACTTGAAAGCATTGAAGCCTATTTCAAACAGTCAAATCGTATCATGACGCCTAACAATAAAAAACAGGCAATTGTGCTAGAAGGTTCAGCAGTGCTCCCCAACGATTACGGAATGGCTCCAGGTATGGGGCTTACGGTAGAGGGAAAACACTACATGCTATTCCCCGGGCCTCCAAAAGAGCTCTATCCAATGTATGAATCGTATGGTCAAGAATTTTTAGCTCAAAAGCTTGAATTAAAAGAAAGTATTGAATCACGCGTTCTTCGCTTTTTCGGAATAGGAGAATCACAGCTTGAGACGGAAATTGAAGATTTGCTTGATGCGCAAACAAACCCGACGATTGCGCCGCTTGCAGGAGATGGAGAAGTGACGCTCCGCTTAACTGCCAAGCATGCTGATGCCGCTGAAGCACAGCGCATGTTAGACGAAGTGGAAAAAACCATTTCAGAGCGCGTAGGCGAGTATTTATATGGCTATGGAACAACTTCTTTACATAATGAATTGGTGAAAGAATTAACGGCGCAAGGCTTGACGATCGCTTCAGCTGAAAGTTTAACCGGCGGTTTATTCAGCGAACGTCTAACAACTGTTTCAGGTGCTGGAGAAGCTGTAAAAGGCAGCATGGTAGCCTATCATTATGAAATCAAGCAAAATATTCTTGGAGTGAGCGAACAAACGCTGAATCAGCATGGAGCCGTTAGCGAACAGTGCGCGGCTGAAATGGCTCAGCGTATTCAACAGTTATACAAAACCGATATTGGTATTGGCTTTACAGGTGTGGCTGGACCCTCTAAACAAGAAGGACATCCTGTAGGAACAGTGCATATAGGGGTCGCTTATAAAGATCAAACTCCTCAAGTTTACAGCTTGCAGCTATCTGGAAGCCGCCAAGGGATTCGTTCTCGAACGGTTAATTACGGCTGTCATTACGTATTAAAGACGATAAAGAAATAA
- the pgsA gene encoding CDP-diacylglycerol--glycerol-3-phosphate 3-phosphatidyltransferase, whose product MNLPNKITISRIFLIPVFLIFMMVPLPFGTVEAAGKEIPIAHLLGAALFIIASTTDWIDGYYARKYDLVTNLGKFLDPLADKLLVSAALVAIVDLDLIAGAGWAAIIIISREFAITGLRLVLAGEGEVVAANMLGKIKTWTQILAISAILLYNLPFEWISIPFASVMLWISVIFTVISGWDYFAKNKQAFVNSK is encoded by the coding sequence GTGAATTTACCAAATAAGATTACCATTTCGCGAATTTTTCTAATTCCCGTATTCCTCATTTTTATGATGGTGCCGCTACCATTTGGCACAGTGGAGGCAGCAGGAAAAGAGATTCCGATCGCTCACCTATTAGGGGCAGCATTATTTATTATTGCATCTACAACAGACTGGATAGACGGATACTATGCACGAAAGTACGATTTAGTCACGAACTTGGGCAAGTTTTTAGATCCACTAGCAGACAAGCTGTTGGTTTCAGCTGCGCTTGTAGCTATTGTTGACTTAGATTTAATTGCAGGTGCAGGTTGGGCTGCTATCATCATTATTAGCCGTGAATTTGCTATCACAGGTTTAAGACTTGTACTAGCGGGGGAAGGAGAAGTTGTAGCAGCAAATATGTTAGGTAAAATTAAAACATGGACTCAAATTTTAGCTATTTCAGCTATTCTGTTGTACAACTTGCCTTTTGAATGGATTTCCATTCCATTTGCTAGCGTAATGCTTTGGATCTCAGTGATTTTTACCGTTATTTCAGGCTGGGACTACTTTGCTAAAAACAAACAGGCTTTTGTTAATTCAAAATAA
- a CDS encoding helix-turn-helix domain-containing protein, whose protein sequence is MLALTELGQRLRQERESKGLSLEDLQKLTKIQKRYLLGIEEGNYEVMPGKFYVRAFIKQYCEAIGLDTDAIFEEYKSDIPSTQTEDIPQQLSRVRSRKEIPQHTKGVSKAYDYLPTVLVVAGVVVVGIIIWVIAQNIVSDRNKEQATQDAPNSEVQQSNTQEETNDTTAKNDNSTSEDDQSAADKKEQEKEKAAKEKAEKEKAKKEKADKEKKDSGKQEYKEVQKTGRSATYALSGTDAFNLEVTSTQADTWLDVKNGKGNAFFSSILKKGETKEFDLTKETEARVNIGYSPGVELKVNGKAVDLPFDSSKQVRQVVTIQYQPAEAQ, encoded by the coding sequence GTGTTAGCATTGACAGAGTTGGGACAAAGGTTAAGACAAGAACGAGAAAGCAAAGGATTGTCGTTAGAAGATTTACAGAAACTAACGAAAATTCAAAAACGTTATTTACTGGGTATTGAAGAAGGCAATTATGAGGTTATGCCGGGGAAATTTTACGTGCGAGCGTTTATTAAGCAATACTGCGAAGCGATTGGGTTGGATACAGATGCTATTTTTGAAGAATACAAATCAGACATTCCTTCAACTCAAACAGAAGACATCCCGCAGCAGCTTTCGCGCGTTCGCAGCCGCAAAGAAATTCCTCAGCATACAAAAGGAGTTTCAAAAGCATATGACTATCTTCCAACTGTCCTAGTGGTAGCAGGAGTTGTAGTTGTAGGGATTATTATTTGGGTAATTGCTCAAAATATTGTCTCAGATCGAAACAAGGAGCAGGCTACCCAAGACGCTCCAAACAGTGAGGTTCAGCAGTCTAACACGCAGGAAGAAACAAATGATACTACTGCAAAAAATGACAATAGCACGTCAGAAGATGACCAAAGCGCTGCTGATAAGAAAGAACAAGAAAAAGAAAAAGCCGCAAAAGAAAAAGCTGAGAAAGAAAAGGCTAAGAAAGAAAAAGCTGACAAAGAAAAGAAAGACAGCGGTAAACAAGAATACAAGGAAGTTCAAAAAACAGGCAGAAGTGCTACGTATGCTCTTTCCGGTACAGATGCATTTAATCTAGAAGTAACATCTACTCAAGCAGATACTTGGTTAGATGTGAAAAACGGAAAAGGAAATGCTTTCTTTAGCTCCATTCTAAAAAAAGGTGAAACAAAAGAATTTGATTTGACGAAAGAAACTGAAGCTCGTGTCAACATCGGTTATTCACCTGGAGTAGAGCTAAAAGTAAATGGAAAAGCGGTTGACTTGCCGTTTGATTCATCCAAGCAAGTTCGACAAGTTGTAACGATTCAATATCAGCCGGCAGAAGCACAGTAA
- a CDS encoding DUF3388 domain-containing protein: MEKIEWYLEYQIQKNRPGLLGDISSLLGMLSINIVTINGVDDIRRGLLLRCDSHEQIDRLESILKTMDNIIVTKMRPPKLRDKLAVRHGRYIQRDADDKKTFRFVRDELGLLVDFMAELFKQDGHKLIGIRGMPRVGKTESIVAASVCANKRWLFVSSTLLKQTIRSQLIADEYNADNIFIIDGIVSTKRANEKHWQLVREVMNVPATKIVEHPDVFVQNTEYSLDDFAYIIEIRNDPNEKITYEIMEGPQMFQDGGLSMFDF, translated from the coding sequence ATGGAGAAAATTGAGTGGTATTTAGAATACCAAATACAAAAAAATCGTCCAGGTCTTTTAGGTGATATTTCATCGCTTCTTGGAATGTTGTCAATTAATATTGTCACAATTAATGGAGTGGATGATATTCGCCGTGGATTATTGCTGCGCTGTGATTCACATGAGCAAATAGACAGGCTTGAATCTATTTTGAAAACAATGGATAATATAATTGTGACAAAAATGAGACCGCCTAAATTGCGTGATAAGTTAGCAGTGCGTCACGGTCGCTATATTCAGCGGGACGCAGATGATAAAAAGACGTTCCGTTTCGTAAGAGATGAATTAGGTTTGCTCGTAGATTTTATGGCGGAACTGTTTAAACAAGACGGTCATAAGCTTATTGGCATTCGAGGTATGCCGCGAGTAGGTAAAACCGAATCGATTGTAGCAGCTAGCGTATGTGCTAACAAAAGGTGGCTTTTTGTGTCTTCTACACTCTTAAAACAAACGATTCGCAGTCAGCTTATTGCTGATGAATACAACGCTGATAATATTTTTATTATTGATGGGATTGTATCGACAAAACGAGCGAATGAAAAGCACTGGCAGCTTGTTCGAGAAGTAATGAATGTACCCGCGACAAAAATTGTGGAGCATCCGGATGTATTTGTTCAAAATACCGAGTATTCGTTAGATGATTTTGCCTACATTATTGAAATAAGAAACGACCCCAATGAGAAAATTACATATGAAATAATGGAAGGTCCTCAAATGTTTCAAGACGGTGGATTATCGATGTTTGATTTTTAG
- a CDS encoding DUF3243 domain-containing protein, producing the protein MSVLENWDSWKDFLGDRLHHAQNEGMQEEVIHDLAYQIGGYLANQVDAKNDQERILADLWSVASKEEQHAIASSMVKLVQNNGSVK; encoded by the coding sequence ATGTCAGTACTAGAAAACTGGGATAGCTGGAAAGATTTTTTAGGCGACCGTTTACATCATGCGCAAAATGAAGGAATGCAAGAAGAAGTTATTCATGATCTTGCTTATCAAATTGGTGGATATTTAGCAAACCAAGTTGATGCAAAAAATGATCAAGAGCGAATTTTAGCAGACCTTTGGAGCGTTGCTTCTAAAGAAGAGCAGCATGCGATTGCGAGCAGCATGGTGAAATTAGTTCAAAATAACGGATCAGTAAAATAA
- the ymfI gene encoding elongation factor P 5-aminopentanone reductase: MEKFALVTGASGGIGTAIAEKLAEDGYSLILHYHQRRDKIEALAHELAEKVKTVFTVQADLSCKEGVEKFLKEIIVPVEVIIHNSGRSVSGLMTDTPAKEIEEMIYLHITAPFVITKALLPKMISAKSGKIIMISSIWGLTGASFEVLYSMVKGAQNTFVKALAKEVALSGIRVNGVAPGAIETDMMASYSKEEIEELAEEIPLGRMGNPKEVADAVSYLISSCASYITGQILSVNGGWYI; this comes from the coding sequence ATGGAGAAATTTGCCCTTGTGACAGGCGCAAGCGGAGGAATTGGCACAGCTATTGCTGAAAAATTGGCTGAGGATGGATATTCGCTTATTTTGCACTATCATCAACGAAGAGACAAAATAGAGGCGCTTGCACATGAGCTGGCTGAAAAGGTAAAAACCGTGTTTACGGTACAAGCGGATTTATCATGTAAAGAGGGAGTGGAGAAGTTTTTAAAGGAAATTATTGTTCCGGTAGAAGTTATTATTCATAACAGCGGACGAAGTGTTAGCGGGTTAATGACAGATACTCCGGCAAAAGAAATCGAAGAAATGATCTATCTTCACATCACGGCTCCCTTTGTCATTACAAAAGCTTTATTGCCTAAAATGATTAGCGCTAAGAGTGGAAAAATTATTATGATTTCTTCCATTTGGGGACTTACAGGAGCTTCGTTTGAAGTTCTTTATTCAATGGTAAAAGGTGCACAAAATACGTTTGTAAAAGCTTTGGCAAAAGAGGTTGCGTTAAGTGGAATTCGAGTCAATGGAGTTGCGCCCGGAGCGATTGAAACGGATATGATGGCCAGCTATTCAAAAGAAGAGATTGAAGAGCTGGCTGAAGAGATCCCTTTAGGAAGAATGGGAAATCCAAAAGAAGTGGCAGATGCGGTTTCATATTTAATATCTTCATGTGCTTCGTATATAACGGGACAAATATTATCGGTTAATGGCGGTTGGTACATATAA